From a region of the Halomonas sp. HL-93 genome:
- a CDS encoding ABC transporter permease: MSNHNNKGIDVANLLLEGRAFLALLVIIAVFSMLSANYFTVGNFLTMSSHVAVFGLLGIGMLFVILTGGIDLSVGSTMAFCGVFAGMLLEGVEIEFLNLAVFPSVWVVVVLTCLLGAFVGAINGVLVAYFKVPAFVATLGMLYVARGAALLLTDGLTFNDLDGEPELGNTGFEWLGFNKLMGIPVGVIILFVVALVCIIALSRTPYGRWIYSTGGNARAAELSGVPVNRVKLSVYIISGICAALAGVVLASQLTSAGPTAGTTYELTAIAAVVIGGASLMGGRGSIRNTLLGAFVIGFLSDGLVIIGVSAYWQMVFTGSVIVLAVMLNNVQYKNKKKRVSKQDGKATDSNKGISNANAV, from the coding sequence ATGTCTAATCATAATAATAAGGGCATTGATGTTGCTAATCTGTTGTTAGAAGGCAGAGCGTTTTTAGCCCTATTAGTCATAATTGCAGTATTCTCTATGTTGTCTGCAAATTATTTTACCGTAGGCAATTTTTTAACAATGTCCTCGCATGTCGCTGTTTTCGGATTATTAGGCATTGGTATGCTGTTCGTAATTCTTACTGGAGGGATAGACTTATCAGTAGGTTCAACGATGGCATTTTGCGGCGTGTTTGCAGGAATGTTGCTTGAGGGCGTTGAGATTGAGTTTTTGAATTTAGCTGTCTTCCCCTCAGTATGGGTGGTGGTAGTGCTTACTTGTCTCTTGGGAGCCTTTGTAGGTGCTATTAATGGCGTCTTGGTCGCTTATTTTAAAGTCCCTGCTTTTGTCGCCACTTTAGGAATGCTTTATGTGGCACGGGGCGCTGCTTTATTACTTACCGATGGTTTAACATTTAATGACCTTGATGGAGAGCCCGAGCTAGGTAATACCGGGTTTGAGTGGCTAGGCTTTAATAAGCTTATGGGTATCCCTGTGGGCGTCATCATCCTTTTTGTGGTGGCGCTCGTTTGTATCATAGCACTTAGCCGAACGCCCTATGGGCGCTGGATCTATTCAACAGGTGGTAATGCGCGTGCCGCAGAGTTGTCGGGTGTGCCTGTCAATCGGGTTAAGCTATCGGTATATATTATTTCCGGAATATGCGCTGCCTTGGCTGGAGTGGTGTTGGCGTCACAACTAACCTCAGCCGGCCCCACTGCAGGGACGACATACGAACTGACTGCAATTGCTGCAGTTGTGATTGGTGGAGCCTCCTTGATGGGTGGGCGTGGGTCTATACGTAATACCTTATTGGGTGCATTTGTGATTGGCTTTCTTTCGGATGGGCTGGTGATTATTGGGGTATCAGCTTATTGGCAGATGGTCTTCACCGGCAGCGTTATTGTTCTGGCGGTAATGCTCAATAACGTTCAATACAAAAATAAGAAAAAAAGAGTTTCAAAACAGGATGGAAAAGCGACTGACAGTAATAAAGGTATTTCTAACGCAAATGCTGTTTGA